In the Quercus lobata isolate SW786 chromosome 5, ValleyOak3.0 Primary Assembly, whole genome shotgun sequence genome, one interval contains:
- the LOC115990224 gene encoding uncharacterized protein LOC115990224: MDTPTPTRVAWHPPPDGCVKINFDGATFKDINKASLGIVIRDGFGQVLASLSEQIQLPYSSDLVEAMAAARAIYFAVELGFSSYVLEGDSELIIKALKNEEDSLAPFGHILAAAKTSTDVSCISFSHIRRLGNSFAHNLANHAQHVAGLKVWMEDVPPHLYSVLLIDHG; encoded by the coding sequence ATGGACACCCCAACACCGACCCGAGTTGCTTGGCATCCCCCACCTGATGGCTGCGTGAAAATAAACTTTGACGGAGCAACTTTCAAGGACATCAATAAGGCTAGTCTTGGAATCGTTATTCGGGATGGGTTTGGACAGGTGCTGGCATCCCTATCGGAGCAAattcaactcccttactcatCGGACCTAGTTGAAGCAATGGCAGCGGCAAGAGCTATCTATTTTGCTGTAGAACTTGGCTTCTCTAGTTACGTGTTGGAAGGTGACTCAGAATTGATAATCAAGGCACTAAAGAATGAGGAAGACTCACTTGCACCCTTTGGTCACATCCTAGCTGCAGCCAAAACCTCAACAGATGTTAGTTGTATTTCATTTTCCCATATTCGTAGACTTGGCAATTCTTTTGCTCACAACCTTGCAAACCATGCACAACATGTTGCGGGTTTAAaggtgtggatggaggatgttcctccacaCCTCTATTCTGTATTATTAATCGACCATGgttga